The genomic window CTGCCTGTTGTGGTGAGCCTGCGAAACTCTGGCATTGTGCCGATCGAGGATGTTTTCCTTTGTTGTGATCAACCGCGCTGGCTGACTTTGACAGATGTAGATACGGAAGTGCCGTTGTCTATATTGAAATGTAATGCTTGAAACCATATTTAGTTTTCgttctaaatttaattatgtatgcCCTACAGCTGTTAAAGATCTCTCCAACGAGAAGTTATCGAAAGATCGCGAGCTGCGTCGTCAACGTGTTTTCCGCTTGCTAAAAAATGAAAACTCCGTTAGTTTGAAACCGCAAGAGTGCACAACTGTGTCGATGCACATACAGGCGCCCTACCAGAAAGGCGATTTCACATTGCGTCTTCTATTCCTCTATAGTTTGCCAGATGGGACTAGTGCGTCCATTAAATACCGTCTGGTGCGCCACAATTGGCAATTTCAAGTGCATGAGTGTCTGCACGCTGCAGTGACATGTGTGATAAGCAACACGTTGTCGGGCGAGCTGGGTCTTGATGTTGCTGTTAAGAATGAGAGTAGCGCGAAAAGGTTTGGTGCAAgcgatatgtatattaattccATCGGAGTATATAGCGCCGACCATAATATGAACAGGAATAAGCTCTACAGTAAGTTGCAACATTTATGAGTAGTCTTTAACGGACCGGTTCTAACagatgtgcaaaattttatttacagttacaaATCAAATGGGCATTTCTACTGGCAGTGATGGTGGTAAGTTGGTTATTAAAAGagccacatttttttttttaatgcattgtTGACTTACAatcgtttttatttcattaagcGCGCTTTCTGCCGATAGGCAAGTCAATGAATTTCCAGTGCCGTCTTGAACGCAACAAAACCAAAACCACTTCGCCACCTGCTAAGTTGCTTTATGAACGGGTTTCATTTGTTAACGTTATACCCGCTATCCATGCTGataaagcacacacacaaattcCTTCCGTTTACGAAATGTACGGCTTTTTGGCTAAACATGAGACTTTATACTTCAACACCAACATCAATACAGATGAATTCAACAGCGCTATAGCGAACACAGATCCACACACTACAGTGGTGTTAAATTGGGCGGCACAAGTCAAACTTAGCCAAGACGAGACTCCACGTTTGGTGGCTGGCCAACATTTCATACAATTACGCAATCTTTATGAAAGTTCCACTTGTCTGGGCGTGCAAGCATCACAACACGCTTTTGTTGATATTATATCAAAGCCCCAACAGTTGCGCAGCATTGCTGAGTTCGCTTTGAATGACACGGATGCGCAGCCCTTTGCTGTGTTCGCCGATGAGCAGCGTTGGGTGGACGATGAAGATGACGCTGAGGAAGCTGATGACAACGCGTCATTTTGGGAGGTGAACACAGATTATGTGGGCAAGCGTTGTTTGTTGGTGGATGAAAGTTTAACACTTGCTGTGAAAGCTtgaatataaatgttttatcttagttatttactataatttttattaatgcgTAGTTTCTATCAATGCCACagtgcaataaataataaaaaaatatatgtataataattaagtgttacttttattaaaatttgctaataCCATACAATTATACTAAACACTACGTCATTTAACGAACATTAGACTAGGCAAACACTGCTTATATTTACTTATTGCTACACAGACTTGTTAGACAAAGTGTTGTCTAAAAAACAGGgacattttatttttgccttAACGATACAAATTTAGTTGAGCAACTAACTCTCTCTCGTCGATTTCCTTCGTATTGAGGTCGGCCTCTTGCTtttttaatagttcaaaaatcGCCGCAAGTTGTTCTCTTTCGATTCTAGAATATTACGTTTTCATAAGcattaagaatttttttgggTATTAAAACACTCACTTGCGTTCTTCCTCCAATTGGTCGCGCGTCAATTGAGCTTCCAACTCTTTGAGCCGCGCTGATTTCATTTTACCAACCAGTCCATCACCTAACGGATTATCCGTGTCGATGTCGTCTTCGTCACTGCAATCATATAAATCGCCTTCAGTTGCCAGTAGATTAGGCTGCTCTTCCACTTCACGATCCAAGCGTGAGCCATACAACTATTGTATATAGtttgttaattttcaataaaagtataCTTAATAATAATCACCCCAATGTCCTTCACCAAATTGGAAAAGTAGAATGCTAGTATAACCGCAGCTAGCATCGTCACAGTGCTCAGAAGGTAAACATTATCGAAAGAATCGAAAATTTCCGCAATGCCTAATAGTCCACCCATATTATTAGCtctttaattaacaaaatatattatatttttaagcaaacacaaaaatgtttaaattctaTCGCCCTCGGCAAAAGAATTGGTcgataaaagtaaataaacaaacacgACAACCCGATAAAAgataaattgcataaaaatctCTGTATTACAATtgttatttaattcaattacttGCGGCAAAAAAATTGCGTTGATAAAGGTAAATAAACAAACTCGAAAACTTAACAAGAgagaaattgcataaaaatatttgccaaaaaattcaaCAGGGTTGCATAGCACGTCATAAATGAAGTACACAAATTAATTCCTCTACGCTGTTTTTGGCGCAAATAGTTGTCAtgcttgaaaattatttaaattataaaaaaagtcaaaaattaattattaaactcatatgtatgtacccgttagaacaacaaaaacacttttaaaataaattatccaaAGCACTTTTTAGTTATCATGCCTATTTTTCGTTGTTACTTCTTACAATCGGATTTAACAAAATATGATTGGGAaaggaaatttaattaaatgcaaaagACAATGGTTTAACTATAGCTGTTAAGCAAGCcccattgaaaatatataaagcgATTTGAAGATGCGGTTTgctaagaaaaaaatcaaaaattcagaAGAACTTTGGA from Bactrocera tryoni isolate S06 chromosome 5, CSIRO_BtryS06_freeze2, whole genome shotgun sequence includes these protein-coding regions:
- the LOC120777311 gene encoding matrix-remodeling-associated protein 7, which codes for MGGLLGIAEIFDSFDNVYLLSTVTMLAAVILAFYFSNLVKDIGLYGSRLDREVEEQPNLLATEGDLYDCSDEDDIDTDNPLGDGLVGKMKSARLKELEAQLTRDQLEEERKIEREQLAAIFELLKKQEADLNTKEIDERELVAQLNLYR